The proteins below are encoded in one region of Festucalex cinctus isolate MCC-2025b chromosome 2, RoL_Fcin_1.0, whole genome shotgun sequence:
- the LOC144013505 gene encoding apelin receptor B-like isoform X2: protein MSSNPRNPEPKREKPQRAESRHDDDYEMENNTTCDYSDDWMATPPFVQVTFILIFILGLSGNSVVLLTVWRARAKWRAATIYIGNLALADLAYIIIMPVLVAYFIMGGQWRLGLFMCKMTNFMFPFSVLTSAFLLTCMSFDRYRAIVRSPSSTRPRTRRHTRASLAAAWTLSGLLSLPNFVFFTTWQHPASNQTLCIPDYSLVASSFQQMRLWYAGFSLMLSTVGFLLPFLVMMVCYGLIGYTVMRHFNIRHKGDKRKWRLLRIITIVVVVFTACCMPYYVYRVIGALYDLDLLPFSCAFEHFMSLTFPYVFTLASVNSCLNPFLYAFFDRRFRSQCLGLFCLKKFRQTSTKL, encoded by the coding sequence ATGAGCAGCAACCCACGCAACCCCGAGCCTAAAAGAGAAAAGCCACAGAGAGCCGAGAGCCGTCACGACGACGACTACGAGATGGAGAACAACACCACATGCGATTATTCCGACGATTGGATGGCGACCCCGCCGTTCGTCCAAGTAACCTTCATACTCATCTTCATCTTGGGCCTGTCTGGCAACAGCGTGGTCCTTTTGACCGTGTGGCGGGCGAGGGCAAAGTGGCGGGCGGCCACCATTTATATTGGCAACCTGGCCCTGGCTGACCTGGcctacatcatcatcatgcccGTGTTGGTGGCGTACTTCATCATGGGTGGTCAATGGCGCTTGGGGTTGTTCATGTGCAAGATGACCAACTTCATGTTTCCCTTCAGCGTGCTTACCAGCGCCTTCCTCCTCACCTGCATGAGCTTCGACCGCTACCGGGCTATCGTGCGCTCGCCGTCCAGTACCCGCCCGCGCACTCGCCGTCACACACGCGCCTCCCTTGCCGCCGCCTGGACGCTCTCGGGCCTCCTGTCTCTGCCTAACTTCGTGTTCTTCACCACTTGGCAACACCCCGCAAgcaaccaaactttgtgcatccCGGACTACAGCCTGGTGGCGAGCAGTTTTCAGCAGATGAGGCTGTGGTACGCAGGGTTTAGCTTGATGTTGAGCACCGTGGGCTTCCTGCTCCCCTTCCTGGTCATGATGGTGTGCTACGGGTTGATTGGCTATACCGTCATGCGCCACTTCAACATCCGGCACAAGGGGGACAAACGCAAGTGGAGACTCTTGAGGATTATCACCATTGTGGTGGTGGTCTTCACCGCCTGCTGCATGCCCTACTATGTGTACCGAGTCATAGGAGCCCTCTATGACCTGGACCTGCTCCCGTTTTCCTGCGCTTTTGAGCACTTCATGAGTCTAACATTCCCGTATGTCTTCACCCTGGCATCTGTCAACAGCTGCCTCAACCCCTTCCTCTACGCCTTTTTCGATCGGCGTTTCAGGTCACAGTGCCTGGGCCTGTTTTGCCTCAAGAAGTTCCGACAGACATCCACCAAGCTCTAG
- the LOC144013506 gene encoding chloride intracellular channel protein 5-like isoform X5 → MVLRLKGVVFNVTTVDLKRKPADLHNLAPGTHPPFLTFHREVLTDVNKIEEYLEEMLAPPKYPKLAVKNHQSNTAGNDVFARFSAYIKNTSPAKNKALEQSLNKALVKLDEYLLSPLPDEVHLVDGESARKYLDGDELTLADCNLLPKLHVVKVVAKKYRNYNIPSQYRGVWRYLDNAYSRDEFTNTCVADVEIELAYKDVAKTLGK, encoded by the exons ATGGTCCTACGGCTGAAAGGTGTGGTTTTCAATGTCACCACAGTTGACCTCAAAAG GAAACCAGCCGACCTTCATAACCTGGCCCCAGGGACACATCCACCGTTCCTCACATTCCACAGGGAGGTGCtgactgatgtcaataaaatagAGGAGTACTTGGAGGAAATGCTGGCTCCACCCAA GTATCCCAAACTTGCAGTGAAGAACCATCAATCCAACACAGCGGGAAACGATGTATTTGCCAGGTTCTCGGCTTACATTAAAAACACAAGCCCTGCTAAGAATAAGG cattagaGCAGAGTCTCAACAAGGCTCTGGTGAAACTGGACGAGTATCTGTTGAGCCCGCTGCCCGATGAGGTTCACCTTGTTGATGGAGAATCTGCACGCAAATACCTGGACGGTGATGAGCTGACGCTGGCTGACTGCAACCTCCTTCccaaacttcatgttgtcaAG GTGGTGGCGAAGAAATACCGCAATTATAACATCCCCTCCCAATACAGAGGTGTGTGGCGTTATCTTGACAACGCCTACAGCAGAGATGAATTCACCAACACGTGTGTAGCTGATGTGGAGATCGAGCTAGCTTATAAGGATGTTGCTAAAACACTTGGGAAATGA
- the LOC144013506 gene encoding chloride intracellular channel protein 5-like isoform X3: MTDMTAKGEKEPDIKLFVKAGSDGESIGNCPFSQRLFMVLRLKGVVFNVTTVDLKRKPADLHNLAPGTHPPFLTFHREVLTDVNKIEEYLEEMLAPPKYPKLAVKNHQSNTAGNDVFARFSAYIKNTSPAKNKALEQSLNKALVKLDEYLLSPLPDEVHLVDGESARKYLDGDELTLADCNLLPKLHVVKVVAKKYRNYNIPSQYRGVWRYLDNAYSRDEFTNTCVADVEIELAYKDVAKTLGK; the protein is encoded by the exons aTGACAGATATGACAGCAAAGGGAGAGAAGGAGCCAGACATCAAACTGTTCGTCAAG GCTGGCAGCGATGGGGAGAGCATTGGAAATTGTCCATTCTCACAACGTCTTTTCATGGTCCTACGGCTGAAAGGTGTGGTTTTCAATGTCACCACAGTTGACCTCAAAAG GAAACCAGCCGACCTTCATAACCTGGCCCCAGGGACACATCCACCGTTCCTCACATTCCACAGGGAGGTGCtgactgatgtcaataaaatagAGGAGTACTTGGAGGAAATGCTGGCTCCACCCAA GTATCCCAAACTTGCAGTGAAGAACCATCAATCCAACACAGCGGGAAACGATGTATTTGCCAGGTTCTCGGCTTACATTAAAAACACAAGCCCTGCTAAGAATAAGG cattagaGCAGAGTCTCAACAAGGCTCTGGTGAAACTGGACGAGTATCTGTTGAGCCCGCTGCCCGATGAGGTTCACCTTGTTGATGGAGAATCTGCACGCAAATACCTGGACGGTGATGAGCTGACGCTGGCTGACTGCAACCTCCTTCccaaacttcatgttgtcaAG GTGGTGGCGAAGAAATACCGCAATTATAACATCCCCTCCCAATACAGAGGTGTGTGGCGTTATCTTGACAACGCCTACAGCAGAGATGAATTCACCAACACGTGTGTAGCTGATGTGGAGATCGAGCTAGCTTATAAGGATGTTGCTAAAACACTTGGGAAATGA
- the LOC144013505 gene encoding apelin receptor B-like isoform X1, translated as MSYFRLKKHLYQMMMAAIKFHVEETRQISSRCPLCKDTLKGRLFKEWGSGVAKGAQRLVSYHMSSNPRNPEPKREKPQRAESRHDDDYEMENNTTCDYSDDWMATPPFVQVTFILIFILGLSGNSVVLLTVWRARAKWRAATIYIGNLALADLAYIIIMPVLVAYFIMGGQWRLGLFMCKMTNFMFPFSVLTSAFLLTCMSFDRYRAIVRSPSSTRPRTRRHTRASLAAAWTLSGLLSLPNFVFFTTWQHPASNQTLCIPDYSLVASSFQQMRLWYAGFSLMLSTVGFLLPFLVMMVCYGLIGYTVMRHFNIRHKGDKRKWRLLRIITIVVVVFTACCMPYYVYRVIGALYDLDLLPFSCAFEHFMSLTFPYVFTLASVNSCLNPFLYAFFDRRFRSQCLGLFCLKKFRQTSTKL; from the exons ATGAGTTATTTTCGGCTGAAAAAGCATCTTTATCAAATGATGATGGCGGCGATCAAGTTTCACGTCGAAGAAACGCGTCAAATAAGCAGCCGTTGCCCACTGTGCAAAGACACGTTGAAAGGACGTCTTTTTAAG GAATGGGGAAGTGGTGTTGCGAAAGGCGCTCAGAGGCTTGTCTCATATCACATGAGCAGCAACCCACGCAACCCCGAGCCTAAAAGAGAAAAGCCACAGAGAGCCGAGAGCCGTCACGACGACGACTACGAGATGGAGAACAACACCACATGCGATTATTCCGACGATTGGATGGCGACCCCGCCGTTCGTCCAAGTAACCTTCATACTCATCTTCATCTTGGGCCTGTCTGGCAACAGCGTGGTCCTTTTGACCGTGTGGCGGGCGAGGGCAAAGTGGCGGGCGGCCACCATTTATATTGGCAACCTGGCCCTGGCTGACCTGGcctacatcatcatcatgcccGTGTTGGTGGCGTACTTCATCATGGGTGGTCAATGGCGCTTGGGGTTGTTCATGTGCAAGATGACCAACTTCATGTTTCCCTTCAGCGTGCTTACCAGCGCCTTCCTCCTCACCTGCATGAGCTTCGACCGCTACCGGGCTATCGTGCGCTCGCCGTCCAGTACCCGCCCGCGCACTCGCCGTCACACACGCGCCTCCCTTGCCGCCGCCTGGACGCTCTCGGGCCTCCTGTCTCTGCCTAACTTCGTGTTCTTCACCACTTGGCAACACCCCGCAAgcaaccaaactttgtgcatccCGGACTACAGCCTGGTGGCGAGCAGTTTTCAGCAGATGAGGCTGTGGTACGCAGGGTTTAGCTTGATGTTGAGCACCGTGGGCTTCCTGCTCCCCTTCCTGGTCATGATGGTGTGCTACGGGTTGATTGGCTATACCGTCATGCGCCACTTCAACATCCGGCACAAGGGGGACAAACGCAAGTGGAGACTCTTGAGGATTATCACCATTGTGGTGGTGGTCTTCACCGCCTGCTGCATGCCCTACTATGTGTACCGAGTCATAGGAGCCCTCTATGACCTGGACCTGCTCCCGTTTTCCTGCGCTTTTGAGCACTTCATGAGTCTAACATTCCCGTATGTCTTCACCCTGGCATCTGTCAACAGCTGCCTCAACCCCTTCCTCTACGCCTTTTTCGATCGGCGTTTCAGGTCACAGTGCCTGGGCCTGTTTTGCCTCAAGAAGTTCCGACAGACATCCACCAAGCTCTAG
- the LOC144013506 gene encoding chloride intracellular channel protein 5-like isoform X4, whose protein sequence is MQQGLVRTDQPALAGSDGESIGNCPFSQRLFMVLRLKGVVFNVTTVDLKRKPADLHNLAPGTHPPFLTFHREVLTDVNKIEEYLEEMLAPPKYPKLAVKNHQSNTAGNDVFARFSAYIKNTSPAKNKALEQSLNKALVKLDEYLLSPLPDEVHLVDGESARKYLDGDELTLADCNLLPKLHVVKVVAKKYRNYNIPSQYRGVWRYLDNAYSRDEFTNTCVADVEIELAYKDVAKTLGK, encoded by the exons ATGCAACAAGGCTTGGTTAGGACAGACCAGCCTGCTCTG GCTGGCAGCGATGGGGAGAGCATTGGAAATTGTCCATTCTCACAACGTCTTTTCATGGTCCTACGGCTGAAAGGTGTGGTTTTCAATGTCACCACAGTTGACCTCAAAAG GAAACCAGCCGACCTTCATAACCTGGCCCCAGGGACACATCCACCGTTCCTCACATTCCACAGGGAGGTGCtgactgatgtcaataaaatagAGGAGTACTTGGAGGAAATGCTGGCTCCACCCAA GTATCCCAAACTTGCAGTGAAGAACCATCAATCCAACACAGCGGGAAACGATGTATTTGCCAGGTTCTCGGCTTACATTAAAAACACAAGCCCTGCTAAGAATAAGG cattagaGCAGAGTCTCAACAAGGCTCTGGTGAAACTGGACGAGTATCTGTTGAGCCCGCTGCCCGATGAGGTTCACCTTGTTGATGGAGAATCTGCACGCAAATACCTGGACGGTGATGAGCTGACGCTGGCTGACTGCAACCTCCTTCccaaacttcatgttgtcaAG GTGGTGGCGAAGAAATACCGCAATTATAACATCCCCTCCCAATACAGAGGTGTGTGGCGTTATCTTGACAACGCCTACAGCAGAGATGAATTCACCAACACGTGTGTAGCTGATGTGGAGATCGAGCTAGCTTATAAGGATGTTGCTAAAACACTTGGGAAATGA
- the LOC144013506 gene encoding chloride intracellular channel protein 5-like isoform X2 — MVGQNDAYNCIGGMNYEGEFSKLAGLTSPFWSGVRRRLPRAFNSNLKAHAHLKGWQRWGEHWKLSILTTSFHGPTAERKPADLHNLAPGTHPPFLTFHREVLTDVNKIEEYLEEMLAPPKYPKLAVKNHQSNTAGNDVFARFSAYIKNTSPAKNKALEQSLNKALVKLDEYLLSPLPDEVHLVDGESARKYLDGDELTLADCNLLPKLHVVKVVAKKYRNYNIPSQYRGVWRYLDNAYSRDEFTNTCVADVEIELAYKDVAKTLGK; from the exons ATGGTAGGACAAAATGATGCATATAACTGCATTGGGGGTATGAACTACGAAGGGGAATTTAGCAAGTTAGCGGGCCTTACTTCCCCGTTCTGGAGCGGGGTTCGGAGAAGACTACCACGCGCCTTCAACTCCAATCTGAAGGCACACGCTCATCTGAAAG GCTGGCAGCGATGGGGAGAGCATTGGAAATTGTCCATTCTCACAACGTCTTTTCATGGTCCTACGGCTGAAAG GAAACCAGCCGACCTTCATAACCTGGCCCCAGGGACACATCCACCGTTCCTCACATTCCACAGGGAGGTGCtgactgatgtcaataaaatagAGGAGTACTTGGAGGAAATGCTGGCTCCACCCAA GTATCCCAAACTTGCAGTGAAGAACCATCAATCCAACACAGCGGGAAACGATGTATTTGCCAGGTTCTCGGCTTACATTAAAAACACAAGCCCTGCTAAGAATAAGG cattagaGCAGAGTCTCAACAAGGCTCTGGTGAAACTGGACGAGTATCTGTTGAGCCCGCTGCCCGATGAGGTTCACCTTGTTGATGGAGAATCTGCACGCAAATACCTGGACGGTGATGAGCTGACGCTGGCTGACTGCAACCTCCTTCccaaacttcatgttgtcaAG GTGGTGGCGAAGAAATACCGCAATTATAACATCCCCTCCCAATACAGAGGTGTGTGGCGTTATCTTGACAACGCCTACAGCAGAGATGAATTCACCAACACGTGTGTAGCTGATGTGGAGATCGAGCTAGCTTATAAGGATGTTGCTAAAACACTTGGGAAATGA
- the LOC144013506 gene encoding chloride intracellular channel protein 5-like isoform X1, which produces MTYINVMCIERVNGPGVEFANKYTLVERRRTSSIFVCDYDRYDSKGREGARHQTVRQGWQRWGEHWKLSILTTSFHGPTAERKPADLHNLAPGTHPPFLTFHREVLTDVNKIEEYLEEMLAPPKYPKLAVKNHQSNTAGNDVFARFSAYIKNTSPAKNKALEQSLNKALVKLDEYLLSPLPDEVHLVDGESARKYLDGDELTLADCNLLPKLHVVKVVAKKYRNYNIPSQYRGVWRYLDNAYSRDEFTNTCVADVEIELAYKDVAKTLGK; this is translated from the exons ATGACGTATATAAACGTCATGTGTATTGAGAGAGTTAATGGACCCGGGGTAGAATTTGCAAACAAATACACACTTGTGGAGCGGAGACGCACAAGcagcatttttgtgtgtgactaTGACAGATATGACAGCAAAGGGAGAGAAGGAGCCAGACATCAAACTGTTCGTCAAG GCTGGCAGCGATGGGGAGAGCATTGGAAATTGTCCATTCTCACAACGTCTTTTCATGGTCCTACGGCTGAAAG GAAACCAGCCGACCTTCATAACCTGGCCCCAGGGACACATCCACCGTTCCTCACATTCCACAGGGAGGTGCtgactgatgtcaataaaatagAGGAGTACTTGGAGGAAATGCTGGCTCCACCCAA GTATCCCAAACTTGCAGTGAAGAACCATCAATCCAACACAGCGGGAAACGATGTATTTGCCAGGTTCTCGGCTTACATTAAAAACACAAGCCCTGCTAAGAATAAGG cattagaGCAGAGTCTCAACAAGGCTCTGGTGAAACTGGACGAGTATCTGTTGAGCCCGCTGCCCGATGAGGTTCACCTTGTTGATGGAGAATCTGCACGCAAATACCTGGACGGTGATGAGCTGACGCTGGCTGACTGCAACCTCCTTCccaaacttcatgttgtcaAG GTGGTGGCGAAGAAATACCGCAATTATAACATCCCCTCCCAATACAGAGGTGTGTGGCGTTATCTTGACAACGCCTACAGCAGAGATGAATTCACCAACACGTGTGTAGCTGATGTGGAGATCGAGCTAGCTTATAAGGATGTTGCTAAAACACTTGGGAAATGA